From the genome of Paraburkholderia largidicola:
GAACTATTTCAGCGGTGAGCCGGTGACGCGCAGCGAAGCGCGTGAAGTCGCTGCAAACTGGGAGCCGTGGCGCACCGTCGCGACGTGGTACATGTGGCGCAGCCTCGATCCGGCGCCGGCCGGCAGCTGAATCAGGCACTGAAGCAGAAGGCAAAAACCGTCGGAGTCTATTGATTTGTTAAAATCGATAGATTCGAGACGGTTTTGACATGGGCGCGCGCGGTTAGAATACGCGCTGCCGGTAAGTCGAAGGATTAAAAACCAATGAAGACCACCTTTCTGGATTTCGAGCAGCCGATCGCGGAGCTCGAAGCGAAAATCGAAGAATTGCGCTTCGTGCAGGACGATTCGGCCGTCGATATTTCGGAAGAGATCGAGCGGCTGTCGAAGAAAAGCCAGCAGCTCACGAAGGATCTGTATACGAATCTGACGCCATGGCAGGTTTCGCAGATTGCGCGACATCCGCAGCGTCCGTACACGCAGGACTACATCAACGAACTGTTCACCGATTTCCACGAACTGCATGGCGACCGCTCGTATGCGGACGACCTGTCGATCGTCGGCGGCCTCGCGCGTTTCAACGGCCAGCCGTGCATGGTGATCGGACATCAGAAGGGTCGTGACACGAAGGAGCGCGCGCTGCGCAACTTCGGCATGCCGCGCCCCGAGGGCTATCGCAAGGCCGAACGTCTGATGCGTCTCGCCGAGAAGTTCGGCTTGCCGCTCTTCACGTTCATCGACACGCCGGGCGCCTATCCCGGCATCGGCGCGGAAGAGCGCGGCCAGTCCGAAGCGATCGGCCGCAACCTGTACGTGATGGCCGAGCTGAAGACGCCCATCATCTCGACGATCATCGGCGAAGGCGGTTCGGGCGGTGCGCTGGCTGTCGCTGTCGCTGACAACGTGCTGATGCTGCAGTTCTCGACGTACTCGGTGATTTCGCCGGAAGGTTGCGCGTCGATTCTGTGGAAGAGCGCCGCGAAAGCGCCCGAAGCAGCCGAAGCGCTGGGTCTGACCGCGCATCGCCTGAAGGCGCTGAACCTGATCGACAAGATCGTCAACGAGCCGCTCGGCGGCGCGCATCGCGATCCTAAGGGCATGGCGGCGCTGCTGCGCCGTGCCCTCGCCGATTCGCTGCGCCAGTTCCAGGGCATGAGCACGAACGATCTGCGTCAACGCCGCTTTGAACGCCTGATGGCCTACGGCAAGTTCAAGGAAACGACGCCGGGCGCGTAAGCCTCGCGTTCTCGTCCGAAGGCGCCTCGCGTACGATAAGCGCCGCCACAACGTGACTCTCTCCGCTGACACTCCCGCCGACCGCCTCGTTCTCGATGCGGTCGGCGTTGCGTTTGGGGCCTTGCCCGACGATGCGCGTATCGCGATCGCGTTCAGCGGCGGCGTCGATTCGACGGCGCTGCTCGACGCGGCGGTGCGTGTCGGCGGTGCGTCACGCTGCATCGCATTTCATGTTCATCACGGTCTGAGCGCCAATGCCGACGAATGGCTCGCGCATTGCGGCGCGTTTGCGCGCGAACGGGGTGTCGAGTTTGCGTCGCTGCATGTGGATGTGTCTCGTGCGGGCGGTCTGAGCATCGAAGCCACGGCGCGCGACGCGCGTTATCGCGCGCTCGATGCGCTTTGCGCGCAGCATCGCGTGCGCACGCTGTGGCTCGCGCAGCACGCCGACGACCAGGCGGAGACCGTGCTGCTGCAACTATTGCGTGGAGCAGGGCTGGCGGGCCTGGCAGCGATGGCGCCGGAATATCTGCCGTCCGGTGCGTCGGTTGCGCGGGTGCGTCCGCTGCTGCATCTGCTGCGCGCGCAACTGGAGCAATACGCACACGCACGCGATCTGCGCTGGATCGACGATGAGTCGAACAACGACACCCGTTACGCGCGCAACGCGCTACGTCACGATGTGCTGCCGCCGCTCGCCGTGCATTTTCCGGGCTTTCGCGACGCGCTCGCCCGCACGGCCGCACACGCGGCTTCGGCACAGCGTCTGCTCGACGAGCTTGCGCGCATCGATTTGCAAACGGCGCGCGGCGAAGAAGAGGGCGCGTTGTCGCGCGACGCGCTGCTCGCACTCGACGACGATCGCGCGGCGAATCTGCTGCGTTACTGGATGCGCACGCTCGGCTTGACGGCTGCATCGACTGCACGGCTGAAGGATGCACTGCGCCAGTTGCGCGCGATCGGCGACGCGCACAGCTTGCGGGTCGATCACGCGGGCCAGGCGTTGCGCAGCTATCGCGGGCAAGTGTATTGGGAAGCAGGCGACAGCGCCGATCCCGCCGACGAAACGGCGCTCGTCGAACGCGCGGAAAGCGTGCTTGTCTGGCAAGGGCAAAGCGTGTGGCGCTTGCCGCAGTGGCGCGGCACGTTCGTGTTCAGCGATGCAAGCGCTGATGCGCCGGACGCAATTCCCGCCGATGCGCTCGCTCGCGCGCCGCTCGTCGCGCGCTCGCGCCGTGGCGGCGAACGGATGCGCTGCGTCGCGAACGGCCCGAGCCGCACGTTGAAGAATCTGTTTCAGGAGCGCGGCGTGCCATCGTGGAAGCGAGATGTACCGCTGCTTTTTGCCGGCGACGCGTTGCTGTTCGTGCCGCTGATCGGCGTGAACCGCGCCGCGCCCGTCGACCCGGCGCAGCACGGAGGCGCTCGTTATATCCAGATCGCCTGGCGCGAGGATCTGACGTTGGCGTGACGTTCGCGTCCGCGTCCGCGTTCGCGACGGCCGACGCCCGACCGGCCGGACGGCTATTGTCATGCGCGCGCAACAATCGCCGCAAATCCTTCTACGACAAGCATTTGCAACGGCTTTTGCCTGGATTGCGGCTTGTCTTTTTATTGCCGATCAGGTAGGGTAACTTGTTTGCCCGACTCGCTTTTTGTCGTGTTACCTGGCTGTTCTTACGCGAACGTCCGGGGCGCGCTCCAAGCCGTTAGCCACCCCGTTAGCGTCCGTCAGCCCTGTTTACCGGCAGGTTTCGGCAGGGCCGGAAAAAGCAAACCCGGCAAATCCGCGCGTACCCTACGCACGCTGCATCTGCGCCGCCACACTGCGCCGTCGTTCCCGAACGTTGTGCCCTGTGCTTTCTTTGTGCGGCCGCTCCAGCGCGCCCGGCGCGCGCCGGTTGGCGTATCAGTTTCCCTTCAGTTCAGAACGACAATGGCACTCATCGTACACAAATACGGCGGCACATCGATGGGCTCGGTCGAGCGCATCAAGAACGTCGCGAAGCGCGTCGCGAAATGGCACAAGGCAGGCCACAAGATGGTCGTCGTGCCCTCGGCGATGTCCGGCGAAACGAACCGCCTGCTGGGTCTCGCGAAAGAGATTTCGCCCCAGCCCAGCCCGCGCGAACTCGACATGATCGCGTCGACGGGCGAACAGGTCAGCGTCGGCCTGCTATCCATCGCGCTGCATGACGCAGGCGTCGATGCCGTCAGCTACACCGGCTGGCAAGTGCCCGTCAAAACGGATAGCGCCTTTACGAAAGCGCGCATCAGCGACATCGACGGCGATCGCGTGCTGCGCGATCTCGACGAAGGCAAGGTCGTCGTCATCACGGGCTTCCAGGGCATCGACCCCGAAGGCCACATCACGACGCTCGGCCGCGGCGGCTCGGACACGTCGGCGGTCGCGGTGGCCGCGGCGCTGAAAGCGGATGAATGCCTGATCTACACGGACGTCGACGGCGTCTACACGACGGACCCGCGCGTGGTCGAAGAAGCACGCCGTCTGGATCGCGTGACGTTCGAGGAAATGCTGGAAATGGCCAGCCTCGGTTCGAAGGTGCTGCAGATCCGCTCGGTGGAATTCGCCGGCAAATATCAGGTGAAGACGCGTGTGCTGTCCAGCCTGACCGATCCGCTGATGTCGCTCGACGAAGAAATGAAGTCGGGCACCCTGATTACTTTTGAAGAAGACGAAACCATGGAAAAAGCAGTCATCTCGGGAATCGCGTTTCAGCGTGACGAAGCCCGTATCGCCGTGATGGGTGTGCCCGACAAGCCGGGCATCGCATATCAGATCCTCGGCCCGGTTGCCGATGCGAATATCGATGTCGACATGATCATCCAGAACCAGAGCGTCGAAGGCAAAACGGCGTTCACGTTCACGGTCGGTCGCGGCGACTATCAACGCGCCATGGACATCCTCACGAACCAGGTGAAGGGTCACGT
Proteins encoded in this window:
- a CDS encoding acetyl-CoA carboxylase carboxyltransferase subunit alpha; amino-acid sequence: MKTTFLDFEQPIAELEAKIEELRFVQDDSAVDISEEIERLSKKSQQLTKDLYTNLTPWQVSQIARHPQRPYTQDYINELFTDFHELHGDRSYADDLSIVGGLARFNGQPCMVIGHQKGRDTKERALRNFGMPRPEGYRKAERLMRLAEKFGLPLFTFIDTPGAYPGIGAEERGQSEAIGRNLYVMAELKTPIISTIIGEGGSGGALAVAVADNVLMLQFSTYSVISPEGCASILWKSAAKAPEAAEALGLTAHRLKALNLIDKIVNEPLGGAHRDPKGMAALLRRALADSLRQFQGMSTNDLRQRRFERLMAYGKFKETTPGA
- the tilS gene encoding tRNA lysidine(34) synthetase TilS, coding for MTLSADTPADRLVLDAVGVAFGALPDDARIAIAFSGGVDSTALLDAAVRVGGASRCIAFHVHHGLSANADEWLAHCGAFARERGVEFASLHVDVSRAGGLSIEATARDARYRALDALCAQHRVRTLWLAQHADDQAETVLLQLLRGAGLAGLAAMAPEYLPSGASVARVRPLLHLLRAQLEQYAHARDLRWIDDESNNDTRYARNALRHDVLPPLAVHFPGFRDALARTAAHAASAQRLLDELARIDLQTARGEEEGALSRDALLALDDDRAANLLRYWMRTLGLTAASTARLKDALRQLRAIGDAHSLRVDHAGQALRSYRGQVYWEAGDSADPADETALVERAESVLVWQGQSVWRLPQWRGTFVFSDASADAPDAIPADALARAPLVARSRRGGERMRCVANGPSRTLKNLFQERGVPSWKRDVPLLFAGDALLFVPLIGVNRAAPVDPAQHGGARYIQIAWREDLTLA
- a CDS encoding aspartate kinase; the protein is MALIVHKYGGTSMGSVERIKNVAKRVAKWHKAGHKMVVVPSAMSGETNRLLGLAKEISPQPSPRELDMIASTGEQVSVGLLSIALHDAGVDAVSYTGWQVPVKTDSAFTKARISDIDGDRVLRDLDEGKVVVITGFQGIDPEGHITTLGRGGSDTSAVAVAAALKADECLIYTDVDGVYTTDPRVVEEARRLDRVTFEEMLEMASLGSKVLQIRSVEFAGKYQVKTRVLSSLTDPLMSLDEEMKSGTLITFEEDETMEKAVISGIAFQRDEARIAVMGVPDKPGIAYQILGPVADANIDVDMIIQNQSVEGKTAFTFTVGRGDYQRAMDILTNQVKGHVNAEQVLGDPKVSKVSVVGVGMRSHVGIASKMFRTLSEEGINIQMISTSEIKISVLIDEKYMELAVRALHKAFELDQA